A stretch of the Filimonas lacunae genome encodes the following:
- a CDS encoding peptidylprolyl isomerase, with protein sequence MLKYIGCLLFLLWGTLAHAQSVRVRFTTSKGSFTVMLYDSTPHHRDMFVKAVQKGVYQQALFNRVIKGFVNQGGELDDSILLREQQHPEQKIQRFPAEIKPSCFHKKGALGAGRDDNPEKASFFTQIYFVIGKKYTDAQLDSVERKTGVAISATRRAVYKNIGGIPRLDGDYTIFGEITNGLEIIESINNVPTNKQDVPMVPVTFSVKVLKH encoded by the coding sequence TTGTTATGGGGCACACTGGCCCATGCACAATCGGTAAGGGTACGTTTTACTACCAGTAAAGGCAGCTTTACAGTAATGTTATATGATTCCACTCCACACCATAGGGATATGTTTGTAAAAGCCGTGCAAAAAGGCGTATATCAGCAGGCGTTGTTTAACCGCGTTATTAAAGGATTTGTGAACCAGGGCGGTGAGCTGGACGATTCTATCCTGCTGAGGGAGCAGCAACATCCGGAACAGAAAATACAACGTTTTCCGGCGGAAATAAAACCCTCCTGTTTTCATAAGAAAGGTGCATTGGGGGCTGGCAGAGATGATAACCCGGAAAAGGCTTCTTTTTTTACGCAGATCTATTTTGTAATAGGAAAGAAATATACCGATGCGCAACTGGATTCGGTAGAAAGGAAAACCGGGGTAGCCATTTCTGCCACTCGCAGGGCTGTATATAAAAATATAGGTGGTATACCGCGGCTGGATGGCGATTACACTATTTTTGGCGAAATAACCAATGGCTTAGAAATAATAGAATCTATTAATAATGTTCCCACCAATAAGCAGGATGTTCCTATGGTACCGGTAACGTTTTCTGTAAAAGTGTTGAAACATTAG
- a CDS encoding DNA/RNA non-specific endonuclease produces the protein MSMKHHLLALVAISFLVLPACKKQDITLPDANTQRQASTEATVTLSETFESGTKAAYAAADVTLSSGSWNLSDALIGNTSSDAKNGTQSIRIRNTGAATMNFNATGGATSITVAHALYGSDGSSTWQLWISTDGGSTYTQTGSTITTSSATLQTATFTVSLSGNFRVSIRKVSGGTNRINIDDITASTGTTSGGGGSSATDNSNLMLGNPSGAVAGVAYTTNYLMDKTYYTSSYNSVRGTPNWVSWHIGSADLGSASRQDDFRADAALPTGWYQVGSTSYSGSGFDRGHNCPSADRTASVTANSATFLMTNMIPQAPQNNQQTWANMENDIRALVTAGNEVYVIMGSYGTGGTGSNGSATTIDNGHVTVPSNVWKVVVVLSNGNNDLSRITTSTRVIAVNTPNINTVSSTWKSYRTSVNAIESATGYDLLSNVPTAIQNVIEAQVDNL, from the coding sequence ATGAGCATGAAACACCACTTGCTGGCACTGGTTGCCATCAGCTTTCTTGTTTTACCTGCGTGTAAAAAACAAGATATTACCTTGCCTGACGCCAACACCCAACGCCAGGCATCTACCGAAGCTACCGTTACCCTCTCTGAAACATTTGAATCCGGCACTAAAGCAGCTTATGCAGCTGCGGATGTAACATTAAGCAGTGGTAGCTGGAACCTGTCGGATGCATTGATAGGCAACACTTCCAGTGATGCTAAAAACGGCACCCAATCTATCCGCATTCGCAACACGGGCGCAGCTACTATGAATTTTAATGCCACCGGTGGTGCTACCAGCATTACAGTAGCCCACGCACTCTATGGTTCTGACGGAAGCAGTACCTGGCAGTTATGGATTTCAACAGACGGTGGTTCTACCTACACACAAACAGGTAGCACTATTACCACTTCGTCTGCCACTTTACAAACGGCTACTTTTACCGTAAGCCTCAGTGGTAACTTCCGTGTTTCTATCCGCAAAGTATCCGGCGGTACTAACCGTATTAATATCGATGATATTACTGCCAGCACCGGCACTACATCGGGCGGTGGAGGTTCTTCTGCTACCGACAACAGCAACCTCATGCTGGGTAACCCCAGTGGTGCAGTTGCAGGAGTAGCTTACACTACCAATTACCTGATGGATAAAACCTATTACACTTCTTCTTATAACAGTGTACGCGGTACGCCTAACTGGGTAAGCTGGCATATTGGTTCTGCTGATTTAGGCAGCGCCAGCAGGCAGGACGATTTCAGGGCAGATGCAGCTTTACCAACTGGCTGGTACCAGGTAGGCAGCACCAGCTATTCCGGTAGCGGCTTTGACAGGGGGCATAACTGTCCTTCGGCCGATCGCACGGCCAGCGTAACTGCCAATAGTGCTACTTTTTTAATGACTAATATGATACCACAGGCCCCGCAAAACAACCAGCAAACCTGGGCTAATATGGAAAATGATATCCGTGCATTGGTTACCGCAGGTAACGAAGTGTATGTGATTATGGGTAGCTATGGCACGGGTGGCACCGGAAGCAATGGCTCGGCAACTACTATAGACAATGGTCATGTAACAGTGCCTTCTAATGTATGGAAGGTGGTGGTAGTGTTAAGCAATGGTAACAATGATTTAAGCAGAATCACCACTTCTACCCGCGTTATTGCTGTAAATACACCGAATATTAACACCGTAAGCAGCACCTGGAAATCGTACCGTACCTCTGTAAATGCCATTGAATCAGCTACAGGATACGATCTGTTATCTAATGTGCCTACAGCAATTCAAAACGTTATTGAAGCGCAGGTAGATAACCTGTAA